Proteins co-encoded in one Gemmatimonadaceae bacterium genomic window:
- a CDS encoding CocE/NonD family hydrolase has product MRKPMRLAAFAAAGALLFACPLVLRAQANPNTALIAQRQKTEQALESIATIHRKLMVPMRDGTRLATDVYVPKDGGRVGTIFVRTPYNFNYWDVKLGAPSDMTAVYDAVKRGYAYVEQNERGHFFSEGNYDILGPPLTDGDDAISWIANQPWSNGKVGLVGCSSTAEWQMGVASVGNPALAAINPQGFGAGVGRVAPYFEQGNWYRGGAVQMLFIAWLYGEQNQVRPMFPAGTSAHDLIQASRAFDLAQQPPLVDWAKALWHLPEMDIIKAVDGPRGIFADTMPVPTGGAMIERAPNDPAWYKGGLYHDNMPFNVPALYFMSWYDVSIGPNLAMFHHAQQVASPAVAREQYAVIAPTLHCSYKRATAQTVVGERNMGDARLDYDALTYGWFDHFLKGENNGLLDTLPRVRYFTMGLNKWQTSDTWPPRGARMETYYLASGGAANSLNGDGRLVAKAPAADRPDGFVYDPMNPVPSYGGNVCCTGNAVQGGAFDQRKMEARNDILVYSTDPLAENTEVSGPIEVTLYVSSDRKDTDFTVKLIDVYPDGTAYNLDETIQRVRYREGYDKQVWMQPGKVYKVALSPMNTSNYFPAGHRIRLEVSSSNFPRFDRNLNTGGHNYDEATGLVAHNAVHHSAMYPSEVQISVVKR; this is encoded by the coding sequence ATGCGGAAACCCATGCGCCTCGCGGCATTCGCGGCGGCCGGCGCGCTGTTGTTCGCGTGCCCGCTCGTCCTGCGCGCGCAGGCCAATCCCAACACGGCGCTGATCGCGCAGCGCCAGAAGACCGAGCAGGCGCTCGAATCGATCGCGACCATCCACCGCAAGCTCATGGTGCCGATGCGCGACGGCACGCGTCTGGCCACCGACGTCTACGTGCCGAAGGACGGCGGGCGCGTGGGCACGATCTTCGTGCGCACGCCGTACAACTTCAACTACTGGGACGTGAAACTCGGGGCGCCGAGCGACATGACGGCCGTGTACGACGCGGTGAAACGCGGCTACGCGTACGTGGAGCAGAATGAGCGCGGGCACTTCTTCTCCGAGGGCAACTACGACATCCTCGGCCCGCCGCTCACCGACGGCGACGACGCGATCTCGTGGATCGCGAACCAGCCATGGTCCAACGGCAAGGTGGGGCTGGTGGGCTGCTCGTCCACGGCGGAGTGGCAGATGGGCGTGGCGTCGGTGGGGAACCCGGCGCTGGCGGCGATCAATCCGCAGGGCTTCGGCGCCGGCGTGGGGCGGGTGGCGCCGTACTTCGAGCAGGGCAACTGGTATCGCGGCGGCGCGGTGCAGATGCTGTTCATCGCCTGGCTGTACGGCGAGCAGAATCAGGTGCGGCCGATGTTCCCGGCCGGCACGTCGGCCCACGATCTGATCCAGGCGTCGCGCGCGTTCGATCTGGCGCAGCAGCCCCCGCTCGTGGACTGGGCCAAGGCGCTCTGGCATCTGCCCGAGATGGACATCATCAAGGCGGTGGACGGTCCGCGCGGGATCTTCGCCGACACGATGCCGGTGCCCACCGGCGGCGCGATGATCGAGCGCGCGCCCAACGATCCGGCATGGTACAAGGGCGGGCTCTATCACGACAACATGCCGTTCAACGTGCCGGCGCTGTACTTCATGTCGTGGTACGACGTGTCGATCGGGCCGAACCTGGCGATGTTCCACCACGCCCAGCAGGTGGCGTCTCCCGCCGTGGCCCGGGAGCAGTACGCGGTGATCGCCCCCACGCTCCACTGCAGCTACAAGCGCGCCACGGCCCAGACCGTGGTGGGCGAGCGGAACATGGGCGACGCGCGCCTGGACTACGACGCGCTCACCTACGGCTGGTTCGACCATTTCCTGAAGGGAGAGAACAACGGGTTGCTCGACACGCTGCCCCGGGTGCGCTACTTCACGATGGGGCTCAACAAGTGGCAGACGTCGGATACCTGGCCGCCGCGCGGCGCGCGGATGGAGACGTACTACCTGGCCAGCGGCGGCGCCGCGAACTCGCTCAACGGCGACGGCCGCCTGGTGGCCAAGGCGCCGGCGGCCGACCGGCCGGACGGCTTCGTGTACGATCCGATGAACCCGGTGCCGTCGTACGGCGGCAACGTGTGCTGCACGGGCAACGCGGTGCAGGGCGGCGCGTTCGACCAGCGCAAGATGGAAGCGCGCAACGACATCCTGGTGTACAGCACCGATCCGCTCGCCGAGAACACCGAGGTCAGCGGGCCGATCGAGGTCACGCTGTACGTGTCGTCGGATCGCAAGGACACCGACTTCACGGTGAAGCTGATCGACGTGTATCCCGACGGCACGGCGTACAACCTGGACGAGACCATCCAGCGCGTGCGCTATCGCGAGGGGTACGACAAGCAAGTGTGGATGCAGCCGGGCAAGGTGTACAAGGTGGCGTTGAGCCCCATGAACACGAGCAACTACTTTCCCGCGGGCCACCGCATTCGCCTGGAGGTGTCGAGCAGCAACTTCCCGCGGTTCGACCGCAATCTGAATACCGGCGGGCACAACTACGACGAGGCCACGGGGCTCGTGGCGCACAACGCGGTGCACCACTCGGCGATGTACCCCTCGGAGGTGCAGATCTCGGTGGTGAAGCGGTAG